The window CGTCAGGGGCGCGGGGAACCGCGCGACAAGCCCCCACAACCCGCAGGCCACAACGCCCCCACAAGCCCCTGGCCCCACTCACTCCCGGTCGGGCACCAGGAACTCGCACCACACACACTTGCCACCACCCCTCGCCTCCACCCCCCACACATCCGCGAGCCGGTCCACCAGCAGCAGCCCTCTCCCGGAAACCCCGGACTCCCCCGCCTCCCGCCGCCGCGGCAACGCGCTGGACGCGTCCTCGACCTCCACACGGAGCCGCCGGTCGAGTCCGGTGAGGACACGCAACGTCACGATGGCGGAGCCCTCCGTGTGCATCAGGGCGTTGGTGATCAGCTCGTCCGCGATCAGCTCGATCTCGTCGGCCCTCTCACCCGCGCCCCAGGCGCGTACGGCCGCACGGATCATGTGCCGCGCCTCGGCGAGCGCCTCGGGGTCGCCGGGCCCGACGTGCTGCTGGAGCCGGCCTCCGGGGCGCTGCGCGTCGAGGCCCAGGCGCCGCATCAGGAGGAGCGCCACGTCGTCCTCGCCGCCGCGTTCCTCGGCCACGTCGATGAGCCGGTCCGCGAGGTCGCGCACGTCGTCGGGGCCGGTGGAGATGAGCGCGCGCAGGGTCTGCATGCCGTCGTCGAGGTCGATCCCGGGCTGTTCGACGAGGCCGTCGGTGCACAGCAGCAGGGTCTGGCCGGGGTCGAGTTCGAGGGTGTTGACCGGGTATTCGAGGCGTCCGAACAGGGCGGACAGGCCGAGTGGCAGGCCTCCTTCGACGGGCAGTCTGCGGCAGCTGCCGTCGGTGTCACGGACGAGCGGGTCGATGTGGCCGGCCCGGACGACCTGCATCACACCGGTGGTCAGATCGACCTCCGCGTACAGGCAGGTCGCGAAGCGCTCGGTGTCGAGTTCGTGCAGGAAGACGGAGGCGCGGGCCATGACGGTGGCCGGGGTGTGGCCCTCGGCCGCGTAGGCGCGCAGGACGATGCGCAGCTGGCCCATGACGGCGGCCGCGTGCGTGTCGTGGCCCTGGACGTCACCGATGACGGCCCCGACGCGGCCGCCGGGCAGCGGGATCACGTCGTACCAGTCGCCGCCGATGTCCCGCCCCAGGGAGCCGGAGCGGTAGCGGACCGCGATGTCCGCGCCGGGGACGCTGGGGATGGAGCGCGGCAGCATGGCCTGCTGGAGGCCCTGGGCGAGGTCCTTCTCCTGCTCGTAGAACATGGCCCGCTGGAGGCTCTGCGCGATGCTGCTGCCGAGCGCGACCAGGACGTTGCGGTCCTCCGACGAGAAGCCGTGCCGGTCGTTGTAGAGCAGCCCTATGGCACCGATGGGTCTGGCCTGGGCGATGAGCGGCAGATAGGCGGCCGAGGTGATCTCAAGACCGGTGATGTGGGGCCAGAGCAGCGGGTACCGCTCGGCGAACTCCTCGGGCGACTCGATGAAGCGCGGGGCGAGCGTGCGCACGGCCTCGCTCATCGGGTACTGCTCGTCGATACGGGTGACCAGCGTGCCCGGTACGAAGCTGCCCTCGGGGCCCTCGGCGACCAGCCGGATGCGGCCGGCCTCGACCAGGCCCATGACGAGGCTCTTGGCACCCAGGTGGGTGACCCCGTGGGTGTCCTTGAGGACGTCGATGACGTCCTGGACGGTGTGGGCGTGCGCGAGTGCCGCGGTGGTGATCTGCACGACGTTCGTCTGCTGGCGGCGGGCCTTGTCCTGGGCGGCCTGCTCGCGGCGGGCCTCGGCCTCGCCGAGTTCCTCCGTGGCGTCGCGGACGATGCCGATGATGCGGCGCGGGCGGCCCGTCTCGTCGCGCCTGATGTAGCCCTGGGTGTGGGTCCAGCGCAGGGTGCCGTCACGGCGGCGGACCCGGAAGTACGCCCCGTAGTTCTCGCTTCCGTCCTTGATGGCCTGGGAGACGTGGGCGTCGAGGCGGCGGCCCTCGGTCGGTGGCACCCGGGTGCTCAGTGATTCGGGGCGGCCGTCGTACTCGTCGGGGCGCACGTCGAAGATCTCGTGGGCCAGGGCATCCATCTGAAACGTTCCGGCGTCCAGGTCCCAGTCGAAGCTGCCCATGTGGTTGAGCGCCAGGATCGGGTCCGGGTGGGCGGGCCAGTCGTCCGGGAGTGACAGGGCGCTCGCTCCCCGATCAACCATGGGCCCACCTTGCCAGGATTTGGGCGATTCTTCGACCCGTGGGACGCCCCCGGGAACCGCTCGGCCGACGGATGTACGGCAGGTTGCGCACGACCGCGCCTAGCCGGGAATCAGGCCGCCGCCGTCGGGCAGGTCGGGGCCTTCCGGGACGGTGTCGGGTCCGGCCTCGCTCTCCGGGGAGTCGGCCGGGGAGTCGTCCAGTGGCGGTTCGGGCTGTTCGACGGTGGGCTCGTCGGGGACGTCCGTGTCGGGCTGCGTGCCCGTCTCCGTCCCGTCCGGGGGTGACACCAGGTCGTCGGAGGGGTCGGGGGTGGCCGTCTCGGTGACCGTGGGGCAGTCGGAGGGGTCCGGGGAGGTGGTGTCCGTGGAGTCGTCCGTCGGAGTGGCCTCGGCGGTGCCGGGGGTGACGGTCACGGTCGGTGTCACACAGTCGCTCGCGGACTCGTCGGCGCTTTCCGAGGAACTCTCCGACGAGGACCCGTCGGGCGACGACCCGTCCGGAGACGACTTGTCCGGCGCCGGGGAGGATCCGTCCGGGCGCGGGCTGTGCGGGTCGACGACGGGCGCGGGCACGATACGGTCCTCGTCTCCGTCGTGGTCGCCGATCCTCCGCTCGATCCAGGTGTTGTTCTGGATGTTGATGATCGTGATGTTGACGATCACCCGCGGGGCCGGAGTGACGACGACGACCTGGGTGGGCTCGTAGCCGGACCACGGGCGACCGTGGTGCCCGGGGCTTCCCTGGAGGGCGACCGGCGGCTTGAGGGGGTTCCCGCAGGCGCAGCGCACGCGTGGTACGCCCCGGTTGTCGACGAGGACGGCGGTGCCCGCCTGGAGGACTGCCTGGTACTCGGTGGCGCGTCCGTCCCGGAAGCCGTGGTTCGTGACTCTGGTGTCGGCCCGCAGTACGACCGAGGTCAGGCCCCGCAGGTAGTCGGGGATGCCTGCCTGGGCGATGCCGGCGGCCTGGGCGAAGGCGCGCGCCTTGACCTGGTCGGCGGTGAGGAAGCGGATCTGCCGGTCGACGTCACAGCTGCCGACGCGCCGGGTGCCGCCGTAGAGGCCCGGTGTGCCGCCGGAGACGGACCGGACGCCCTCCGTCGTGGCGCTGCCGGTCGGGGCCGTGGACCGGGGCGTACGGGTGACGGGTGGCGGGGTCGCGGTCGTGGTGGCCGTGGAGTCGGTGAAGGGGTCCGGGCCCTGGGCGGCGACCGGCTGGAGGAAGACCTCTCCGCCGGAGGTGGCGGAGTCGGACGCCTTGTCCCCGTCGCCGCCGCAGCCCCCGGTGAGGAGCGCGGCGGACAGCGCGCAGGCCGTGACGAGGGTTCTGGTGGGTATGCGCACCACGTTCTCCCGTCCGTCCCGGTCCACTCCGGGCAATATGTCCACCATTGTCTGCGTCGGTCCCGGGAACCCCGCAAGCCGGAGAGAGTCACACAGCGTCACAATGGAAGGGAAGGGAGCGGGCTCCGTGGAGTGGTTCACAGCCCCCGAGTACTGGATGAGCCGACTGGTCCTCCAGAAGGCTCTGGCGGTGATCTATCTCGTCGCGTTCCTGGGCGCGGCGCTGCAGTTCCGTGCGCTGACCGGCGAGCGCGGGATGCTGCCGGTGCCCCGGTTCGTGGCGCGGGTGCCGTTCCGGCAGGCGCCGAGCGTGTTCCATCTCCACTACTCCGACCGCTTCTTCGCGGCCTGGGCGTGGACCGGCTGTGCGGTGTCGGTGGCGCTGATCGCCGGGCTGGACGGTCAACTGCCGCTCTGGGGCGGCATGCTGCTCTGGCTGGTGCCGTGGGTCCTGTATCTGTCGATCGTGAACGTCGGCCAGACCTGGTACTCGTTCGGCTGGGAGTCCCTGCTCCTGGAGACCGGCTTCCTCGCGGTCTTCCTGGGCAACGACGAGGTCGCCCCGCCGGTGGTGGTGCTCTTCCTGCTGCGCTGGATCCTGTTCCGCGTCGAGTTCGGGGCGGGGCTGATCAAGATGCGCGGCGACGAGTGCTGGCGCAAGCTGACCTGTCTCTACCACCACCACGAGACCCAGCCGATGCCGGGCCCGCTGAGCTGGTTCTTCCACCATCTGCCGAAGCCGCTGCACCGGGTCGAGGTGGCCGCCAACCACTTCACCCAACTCGTCGTGCCCGTGCTGCTGTTCACCCCTCAGCCCGTCGCCACGGCCGCCGCGGCCCTGATGATCCTCACCCAGCTGTGGCTGATCCTGTCCGGCAACTTCTCCTGGCTGAACTGGATCACGATCGTGCTGGCCCTGTCGGCACTGGAGCTGCCCGGCACGGCCCCGGACGTCCCCGCCGCCCCGCTCTGGTACAAGGTCGTGGTCTTCGCGGTCGCCGCGCTGCTCGTGACGCTGAGCTACCACCCGGTCCGCAACATGATCTCCCGCCGCCAGGTCATGAACCGCTCCTTCGACCCCCTCCATCTGGTCAACACCTACGGGGCGTTCGGCAGCGTCAGCCGCGTCCGGTACGAGGTGGTGGTCGAGGGCACGGCCGACGCCGGACCCCACGAGGACTCCGACTGGCGGGAGTACGAGTTCAAGGGCAAGCCCGGCGATCCGAGGCACTGGCCGCGTCAGTTCGCCCCGTACCACTTGCGGCTCGACTGGATGATGTGGTTCGCCGCGCTCTCCCCCGCCTACGCCGGATCGTGGTTCGGCGCCCTGGTGGAGCGGCTCCTGGAGAACGACCGGGACACGCTCCGGCTGCTGCGCCGCTCCCCGTTCCCACTGGACGCACCGCCCCGGTACGTCCGCGCCCGCCTCTTCCGCTACCGGTACACGACCTGGCAGGAACTGCGGGAGACGGGCGCCTGCTGGGAGCGGACGTACGTACGAGAATTCCTACCGCCGACGCGGCTGGACTCGGTGGCTCATAAGTCGTAGAAGTGGGTCGGCACTGTGCTTCAGAGACCGTAGACGCGGGTCGCGGTGTCCGCGAAGATCTCCTCCTGTTCGCTCTCGCTGAGTTTCCCGGTCAACTGACCCGCGATGTCGGCCACTTCGGTGTACGAGGCGACGAGGGTGCACACCGGCCAGTCGGAGCCGAACATGAGCCGGCCGGGCCCGAAGGCTTCCAGCACGGTGTCCGAGTAGCGGGTCAGGTCGCCCACCCTCCAGCCCTTCGGGTCAGCCTCCGTGACCATTCCGGAGAGCTTGCAGACGGTGTTCGGCTGGGCGGCCAGCGCGTGGATGCCGGTGGCCCAGGGTTCCGGCTCGCCCGCGGCGATCGGGGGTTTGCCCAAGTGGTCCAGGACGAAGGTGAGTTCGGGGTGGCGCTCGGCCGCCCTCGCGCAGGCCGGAAGTTGGTGCGGGAGGACCACCAGGTCGTAGACCAGGCCGGCTTCGGCGACCGCCGCCAGTCCACGGCGTACGTCCTCGCGCAGGAGCCATTCGGGGTCCGGCTCGCCCTGGACCTGGTGGCGGATGCCCTTGAGGTGGCGGCCGCCCGGCAGTTCGCGCAGCCGGGCCAGTTCGTCGGTCACGTCGGGGCTGGTGAGGTCGGTCCAGCCGACGACTCCGCCGATCAGGTCGTGTGCCTCCGCGAGGGCCAGGAACTCGGGGGTCTCCTCCGCCACCGTGACCGTCTGCACCAGGACGGTCCGGGAGACTCCGACGGCACGCGCCTCCGGTTCCAGGTCCTCGACGGTGAAGTTCCTTCTGAGGGGCGCCAGTTCGGGTCCGGTGATCCAGTCCTGGTCCCGTACGGAGAGGTCCCAGACGTGATGGTGGGCGTCGACTGCGCCCGTGCGTACGGTCACGGCAGCTCCCATACGACCGGCAGTTCCGCCTGCGAGCCCTCGGCCGAGTAGTCGTGGACCACGTCGAGGAGTTCCGCCATCCGGGCCTGCCAGGCGATGTTGACCGGCAGTTGCTCCAGTTCTGCGAGGAGTCGCGGGTAGTCCTCGCACTCCAGGACGTGGAAGAGGTCGGTACCGCTGCGCCAGATCGTCCAGGAGGAGGCTCCGGCGGCGCGGATCGCGTCCGTCAGTTTCTCGGGGACCTCGCGGTGGGCGGCGTCGTACTCGGCGACGCGGTCGGCGCGGACCTTGGTGTGCAGGGCCACTCTCATGACGGCTCCTTCGGCTCCTTCGGCTCCTTCGGCTTCGACGCCTTCTCGCCGGGCACGGGGGCGTCGGCGGGCAGGAGGTCCGCCTCCCGCACCTCCTGCCAGAAGGCCGCGGGCACCGGCGCCTCGAACTGCTCGGCGCAGTCGCGGACTTCGTGCGGCGACCTGGCTCCCACCAGGACGCCCGCGACGGCCGGATGGGCGGCGCAGAAGGCCAGGGCGGCGGCGCGCAGGGTGGTGCCGTGCCGGTCGGCCATGGCGTTGAGCGCGAGGGCACGGTCCAGCACCTCGGGCTGTGCGGCGGTGTAGTTGTACGTCGCTCCGGGCCTCGGGTCGGCCAGCAGACCGGAGTTGAAGGCGCCGCCGATCACCACCGAGGTCCCGCGCTCCTGCGCGGCCGGCAGCAGGTCGGTCAGCGCGCCCTGGTCGAGGAGGGTGTAGCGCCCGGCGCACAGCACCACGTCGACATCGGTGTCGACGATGAAGCGGGTGAGCATCTCGGCCTGGTTCATGCCCGCGCCGATCGCGCCCACCACGCCCTCCGAGCGGAGCTTCTCCAGCGCCGGATAGCCCTCCCGGAAGGCCTGTTCGGCGTGGTCGTCCGGGTCGTGGAGGTAGACGACGTCCACCCGGTCGAGGCCGAGCCGTTCCAGGCTGGCGTCCAGGCTGCGGCGTACGCCGTCCGCGCTGAAGTCCCATACGCGGCGGTGTGTGGCGGGCACGGCGAAGCCGTTGGCGAGGTCGTCGCCGCCCGCGTCGCCGGGCTCCAGGCGGCGGCCCACCTTGGTCGAGATCGTGTACGCCGAACGGGGGTGCTCGCGCAGGGCGGCGCCCAGGCGGCGTTCGGAGAGGCCGATGCCGTAGTGGGGCGCGGTGTCGAAGTACCTGATGCCCTCGTCCCAGGCGGCGCCCACGGTCTCCTGCGCCTGCTCGTCCGGGACCTCCGTGAAGAGGTTGCCGATACCGGCGGCGCCGAGGGCGAGGGCGGTGATCTCGACTTCGCTGCGGCCGAGCCTGTTCACGGGCTCGCTCACCGACCCGCTCACTGGCCCGCCGGGCGCAGTCGCAGCCCCTGCATCCCGCCGTCGACGGCGAGGGCGGTGCCGGTGGTGGCGCCGGACAGCGGGCTCGCCAAGTAGGCGACGGCGCCCGCGACTTCGGACGCGGTGACGAGGCGGCCGGTGGGCTGGCGGGCCTCCAGGGCGGCCCGTTCGGCGGCGGGGTCCGTCGCGGCGTCGAGGAGGCGGCCGACCCAGGGGGTGTCGACGGTGCCGGGGTTCACGCAGTTGACGCGGATGCCCTCGCGGACGTGGTCGGCGGCCATGGCCAGGGTCAGCGACAGGACGGCACCCTTGGACGCGGAGTACAGGGCGCGCTGCGGGAGACCCGCGGTGGCCGCGATGGAGCAGGTGTTCACGATGGCGGCCCGCGAGGACTTCCGCAGGTGCGGCAGGGCCGCCCGGGCGGTGCGGACCATGCCGACGACGTTGACGTCCAGCACGCGGTGCCAGACCTCGTCGTCGTTGTCCTCGACGGTGCCCTGGGCGCCGATGCCCGCGTTGTTGATCAGCACGTCGAGACCGCCCAGGTCGGCGATCGCGGCGGCGACGGCACGGCGTACGGAGTCGTCGTCGGTGACGTCCGCCTGGTAACCCAGCAGGGGCTTCTCGACGCTCGTGGGATCCAGGTCGAGGACGGCGACCTGGGCGCCGCGGGAGGCGAGGAGTTCCGCGGTGGCCCGGCCGATGCCGGAGGCACCGCCCGTCACCAGGGCCTTGAGGCCCTCGAAGTCGCTCATGCCGCCTGCTCCTTCTGCCGGTCGAGGTCGGCGGCCCAGAAGGTGCCGCCGGGGAACGTGAACTCCGCGATGGACTCCGGCCGCATGGTCGCCGAGAAGCCCGGTGAGGTGGGTGCCATGTAGTGACCCTCTCTGATCACCACCGGGTCGAGGAAGTGGGCGTGCAGATGGTCGACGTATTCGATCACGCGGTCCTCGGTCGTGCCGGACAGTGCCACGTAGTCGAACATCGAGAGGTGCTGGACCAGTTCGCACAGGCCGACGCCGCCGGCGTGCGGGCAGACCGGGACGCCGAACTTGGCCGCGAGAAGCAGGATCGCGAGGTTCTCGTTGACGCCCCCGACACGGGCCGCGTCGATCTGCAGGACGTCGATGGCGCCCGCCTGGAGCAGCTGCTTGAAGATGATCCGGTTCTGTACGTGCTCGCCGGTGGCGACCTTGACCGGGGCGATCGCCTTGCGGATCGTGGCGTGGCCGAGGACGTCGTCGGGGCTGGTGGGCTCCTCGATCCAGTACGGGTCGAACTCGGCGAGTGCCTTGGTCCACTCGATGGCCTCGTCGACGTTCCAGCGCTGGTTGGCGTCGATGGCGATGCGGATGTCGGGGCCGACGACGGAACGGGCCACGCGGCAGCGGCGTACGTCGTCCGCGAGGTCCGCGCCGACCTTCAGCTTGATCTGGGTGAAGCCGTCGGCGACGGCCTGGCGGGCCAGCCGGGTGAGCTTCTCGTCGGAGTAGCCGAGCCAGCCGGGCGAGGTGGTGTAGCCGGGGAAGCCGCGCTCCTTGAGCAGCGCGGCGCGTTCGGTCGCGCCCTCCCGGCCCTGGGCCAGCAGGCCGAGGGCGTCCTCGGGGGTGAGGACGTCCGCGATGTAGCGGAAGTCCACCTGGGACACGAGCCATTCGGGTGTGGCGTCGGCGAGCAGCTGCCAGAGCGGCTTCTCGGCGCGCTTGGCGGCAAGGTCCCAGACGGCGTTGACGACGGCGCCGATCGCCATGTGCATCACGCCCTTCTCGGGCCCGAGCCACCGCAGTTGGCTGTCCCCGATCAGGTCCCGGCTCAACGCGCCGGGATCCGCGCACAGTTCGTCCACCGGCCGGCCCAGAATGTGCGGGCGCAGCGCCTCGATCGCGGCGACCTGGACATCGTTGCCCCGCCCGATGGTGAAGGTGAACCCGTGTCCCTCCAGGCCGTCGGCCGTGTCGTCGCTGCCTGTGCGCAGCACGACGTACGCGGCCGAGTAGTCGGGATCCGGGTTCATCGCGTCGGAGCCGTCGAGCTCACGCGAGGTGGGGAAGCGGATGTCGTAGGTGTCGACCGCGGTGATGCGGGCGGCAGATGAGGACACAGAAATACCTTTCGATCGAGCCCCTTCAGGGGCGCGGGGAACTGCGCGGCCAGCCACAGCGCACCCGCAGGTGCACACCACGCTCAGTCCTGCGCCCGGCCGGTGGTCACCCGAGCGATCATCAACGCGACCAGGATGATCCCTCCATAAATGGCTTGGATCCAGAAGGACGGCACCTGTGCAAGAGTCAGCAGGTTCTGCACAACCCCAAGAAGGAGGACGCCCGTAAGTGCGCCGAACATCGTGCCCTTGCCGCCGTCGAGGCTGATGCCGCCGATGACCGCGGCCGCGAACACCGTGAAGATCATGTTCTGGCCCTGGTTGGCGTTGATCGCGCCGACATAGCCGGTCTGCATCAGCCCGCCGACCGCGGCGAGCGTCCCGGCGACGACGAACACGCCGAGCATCACGCGCTCGACACGGATGCCGGCCGCGCGCGCCGCGTCCGCGTTGCCGCCGATCGCGTACAGGGCACGCCCCAGGCGGTGGTACTTGAGGAAGAACCCGGCGATGCCGAAGGCCGCCGCCGCCAGCCACACCGAGATCGGCACGGTCAGGAAGGTGGTGGTGGCCAGTGTGTAGAAGGCGTCGGGCATCCCGAACAGCGTCTTGCCCTCGGTCGCGCCGACC is drawn from Streptomyces liliifuscus and contains these coding sequences:
- a CDS encoding L-rhamnose mutarotase, with the translated sequence MRVALHTKVRADRVAEYDAAHREVPEKLTDAIRAAGASSWTIWRSGTDLFHVLECEDYPRLLAELEQLPVNIAWQARMAELLDVVHDYSAEGSQAELPVVWELP
- a CDS encoding DUF6777 domain-containing protein; this translates as MVDILPGVDRDGRENVVRIPTRTLVTACALSAALLTGGCGGDGDKASDSATSGGEVFLQPVAAQGPDPFTDSTATTTATPPPVTRTPRSTAPTGSATTEGVRSVSGGTPGLYGGTRRVGSCDVDRQIRFLTADQVKARAFAQAAGIAQAGIPDYLRGLTSVVLRADTRVTNHGFRDGRATEYQAVLQAGTAVLVDNRGVPRVRCACGNPLKPPVALQGSPGHHGRPWSGYEPTQVVVVTPAPRVIVNITIINIQNNTWIERRIGDHDGDEDRIVPAPVVDPHSPRPDGSSPAPDKSSPDGSSPDGSSSESSSESADESASDCVTPTVTVTPGTAEATPTDDSTDTTSPDPSDCPTVTETATPDPSDDLVSPPDGTETGTQPDTDVPDEPTVEQPEPPLDDSPADSPESEAGPDTVPEGPDLPDGGGLIPG
- a CDS encoding lipase maturation factor family protein — its product is MEWFTAPEYWMSRLVLQKALAVIYLVAFLGAALQFRALTGERGMLPVPRFVARVPFRQAPSVFHLHYSDRFFAAWAWTGCAVSVALIAGLDGQLPLWGGMLLWLVPWVLYLSIVNVGQTWYSFGWESLLLETGFLAVFLGNDEVAPPVVVLFLLRWILFRVEFGAGLIKMRGDECWRKLTCLYHHHETQPMPGPLSWFFHHLPKPLHRVEVAANHFTQLVVPVLLFTPQPVATAAAALMILTQLWLILSGNFSWLNWITIVLALSALELPGTAPDVPAAPLWYKVVVFAVAALLVTLSYHPVRNMISRRQVMNRSFDPLHLVNTYGAFGSVSRVRYEVVVEGTADAGPHEDSDWREYEFKGKPGDPRHWPRQFAPYHLRLDWMMWFAALSPAYAGSWFGALVERLLENDRDTLRLLRRSPFPLDAPPRYVRARLFRYRYTTWQELRETGACWERTYVREFLPPTRLDSVAHKS
- a CDS encoding amidohydrolase family protein, with amino-acid sequence MGAAVTVRTGAVDAHHHVWDLSVRDQDWITGPELAPLRRNFTVEDLEPEARAVGVSRTVLVQTVTVAEETPEFLALAEAHDLIGGVVGWTDLTSPDVTDELARLRELPGGRHLKGIRHQVQGEPDPEWLLREDVRRGLAAVAEAGLVYDLVVLPHQLPACARAAERHPELTFVLDHLGKPPIAAGEPEPWATGIHALAAQPNTVCKLSGMVTEADPKGWRVGDLTRYSDTVLEAFGPGRLMFGSDWPVCTLVASYTEVADIAGQLTGKLSESEQEEIFADTATRVYGL
- a CDS encoding SpoIIE family protein phosphatase, whose protein sequence is MVDRGASALSLPDDWPAHPDPILALNHMGSFDWDLDAGTFQMDALAHEIFDVRPDEYDGRPESLSTRVPPTEGRRLDAHVSQAIKDGSENYGAYFRVRRRDGTLRWTHTQGYIRRDETGRPRRIIGIVRDATEELGEAEARREQAAQDKARRQQTNVVQITTAALAHAHTVQDVIDVLKDTHGVTHLGAKSLVMGLVEAGRIRLVAEGPEGSFVPGTLVTRIDEQYPMSEAVRTLAPRFIESPEEFAERYPLLWPHITGLEITSAAYLPLIAQARPIGAIGLLYNDRHGFSSEDRNVLVALGSSIAQSLQRAMFYEQEKDLAQGLQQAMLPRSIPSVPGADIAVRYRSGSLGRDIGGDWYDVIPLPGGRVGAVIGDVQGHDTHAAAVMGQLRIVLRAYAAEGHTPATVMARASVFLHELDTERFATCLYAEVDLTTGVMQVVRAGHIDPLVRDTDGSCRRLPVEGGLPLGLSALFGRLEYPVNTLELDPGQTLLLCTDGLVEQPGIDLDDGMQTLRALISTGPDDVRDLADRLIDVAEERGGEDDVALLLMRRLGLDAQRPGGRLQQHVGPGDPEALAEARHMIRAAVRAWGAGERADEIELIADELITNALMHTEGSAIVTLRVLTGLDRRLRVEVEDASSALPRRREAGESGVSGRGLLLVDRLADVWGVEARGGGKCVWCEFLVPDRE
- a CDS encoding ABC transporter permease, whose amino-acid sequence is MADTKAPSASASTPLRPLKSKADAKAVLLRRARELALVPALLLLLVLGAFVNDAFLTEQNLISILGASAALAMVVLAESLVLITGKFDLSLESVVGIAPAVGALLLLPAAQSGWGTELPAGVALLAILVVGAIIGGFNGILVVKLKLNAFIVTLAMLIILRGLLVGATEGKTLFGMPDAFYTLATTTFLTVPISVWLAAAAFGIAGFFLKYHRLGRALYAIGGNADAARAAGIRVERVMLGVFVVAGTLAAVGGLMQTGYVGAINANQGQNMIFTVFAAAVIGGISLDGGKGTMFGALTGVLLLGVVQNLLTLAQVPSFWIQAIYGGIILVALMIARVTTGRAQD
- a CDS encoding aldo/keto reductase, translated to MNRLGRSEVEITALALGAAGIGNLFTEVPDEQAQETVGAAWDEGIRYFDTAPHYGIGLSERRLGAALREHPRSAYTISTKVGRRLEPGDAGGDDLANGFAVPATHRRVWDFSADGVRRSLDASLERLGLDRVDVVYLHDPDDHAEQAFREGYPALEKLRSEGVVGAIGAGMNQAEMLTRFIVDTDVDVVLCAGRYTLLDQGALTDLLPAAQERGTSVVIGGAFNSGLLADPRPGATYNYTAAQPEVLDRALALNAMADRHGTTLRAAALAFCAAHPAVAGVLVGARSPHEVRDCAEQFEAPVPAAFWQEVREADLLPADAPVPGEKASKPKEPKEPKEPS
- a CDS encoding L-fuconate dehydratase, giving the protein MSSSAARITAVDTYDIRFPTSRELDGSDAMNPDPDYSAAYVVLRTGSDDTADGLEGHGFTFTIGRGNDVQVAAIEALRPHILGRPVDELCADPGALSRDLIGDSQLRWLGPEKGVMHMAIGAVVNAVWDLAAKRAEKPLWQLLADATPEWLVSQVDFRYIADVLTPEDALGLLAQGREGATERAALLKERGFPGYTTSPGWLGYSDEKLTRLARQAVADGFTQIKLKVGADLADDVRRCRVARSVVGPDIRIAIDANQRWNVDEAIEWTKALAEFDPYWIEEPTSPDDVLGHATIRKAIAPVKVATGEHVQNRIIFKQLLQAGAIDVLQIDAARVGGVNENLAILLLAAKFGVPVCPHAGGVGLCELVQHLSMFDYVALSGTTEDRVIEYVDHLHAHFLDPVVIREGHYMAPTSPGFSATMRPESIAEFTFPGGTFWAADLDRQKEQAA
- a CDS encoding SDR family NAD(P)-dependent oxidoreductase → MSDFEGLKALVTGGASGIGRATAELLASRGAQVAVLDLDPTSVEKPLLGYQADVTDDDSVRRAVAAAIADLGGLDVLINNAGIGAQGTVEDNDDEVWHRVLDVNVVGMVRTARAALPHLRKSSRAAIVNTCSIAATAGLPQRALYSASKGAVLSLTLAMAADHVREGIRVNCVNPGTVDTPWVGRLLDAATDPAAERAALEARQPTGRLVTASEVAGAVAYLASPLSGATTGTALAVDGGMQGLRLRPAGQ